One segment of Agromyces albus DNA contains the following:
- a CDS encoding glycosyltransferase family 2 protein, with translation MVSTLGRPDRLRRLLDSLEGRLVPGDALMIVAQRNRAEVEELVAAFDDSGSTVIVTDSAPGAARGRNAGVAELPTGDPLLVFPNDSTWFPDGSVERLRALPDDFQAGAMTVVDEYGPKFVLPPAGTALDRWNVWSVIEMGILIRRSIFDGIGGFDAELGTGAATPWQAGEATDLLLRLADQRPHLAETFAWQPPDVAVGGIADPHGLTRAARRHKARAYGRGMALVVTRWRYPLWWRIAFIGGGLAFGVRHRATNELLDGWWVFLGRLEGALGRTLGRAIRPTAVTR, from the coding sequence GTGGTGTCGACACTCGGAAGGCCGGATCGGCTCAGGCGACTCCTCGATTCGCTCGAGGGGCGGCTGGTCCCCGGCGACGCGCTGATGATCGTCGCGCAGCGCAATCGCGCCGAGGTCGAGGAGCTCGTGGCGGCATTCGATGACAGTGGTTCCACGGTCATCGTCACGGACTCGGCACCGGGTGCCGCGCGCGGCCGCAACGCCGGCGTCGCAGAATTGCCGACCGGCGACCCCCTGCTCGTCTTCCCCAACGACTCGACATGGTTTCCCGACGGATCGGTCGAACGGCTGCGCGCGTTGCCCGACGACTTCCAGGCGGGCGCGATGACCGTCGTCGATGAGTACGGCCCGAAGTTCGTGCTGCCCCCGGCAGGCACGGCGCTCGACCGTTGGAACGTCTGGAGCGTCATCGAGATGGGCATCCTCATTCGCCGGAGCATCTTCGACGGCATCGGCGGTTTCGACGCCGAGCTCGGCACGGGGGCCGCCACTCCGTGGCAGGCCGGCGAGGCCACCGACCTGCTGCTCCGGCTCGCCGACCAGCGACCGCACCTCGCCGAGACGTTCGCATGGCAGCCCCCTGACGTCGCCGTCGGCGGCATCGCCGACCCCCACGGCCTCACGCGTGCGGCACGTCGGCACAAGGCCCGCGCCTACGGTCGCGGGATGGCCCTCGTCGTGACCCGCTGGCGGTATCCGCTGTGGTGGCGGATCGCATTCATCGGCGGCGGACTCGCATTCGGGGTGCGGCATCGCGCGACCAACGAGCTCCTCGACGGCTGGTGGGTGTTCCTCGGGCGCCTCGAGGGTGCGCTCGGGCGCACCCTCGGAAGAGCCATCCGGCCGACGGCGGTGACCCGATGA
- a CDS encoding glycosyltransferase family 2 protein, translating to MPAPTQSIELSIVMPCLNEAETLAVCIDKAQGYLERSGVVGEVIIADNGSTDGSQDIARAHGARVVDVAAKGYGSALMGGIDAARGDYVIMGDADDSYDFSKLDPFVERLRAGDELVMGNRFKGGIADGAMPPLHKYLGNPVLTWVGRVLFRSPVGDFHCGLRGFNRRSILNLHLQTTGMEFASEVVVKSTLGGLRVSEVPTTLDKDGRSRPPHLRSWRDGWRHLRFLLIFSPRWLFLIPGAAAFFLGLLGTLFIGFGPIILGDIGFDTSSQVYLAALTVVGYQSVLFAILTKIYAQHEGFRIPRSRNFDRLERRISLESGALLGVVLFLVGLGIAIAQFVGWASAGFGDLETRATLRLAIPAALLMMLGAQTVMAGMFLGVLNVGLKRDR from the coding sequence ATGCCAGCTCCGACACAATCGATCGAGCTCTCGATCGTCATGCCCTGCCTCAATGAGGCGGAAACCCTGGCGGTCTGCATCGACAAGGCCCAGGGATACCTCGAGCGCAGCGGCGTGGTCGGCGAGGTGATCATCGCCGACAACGGCTCGACCGACGGGTCTCAAGACATCGCACGGGCGCACGGCGCGCGCGTCGTCGACGTCGCGGCCAAGGGCTACGGCAGCGCGCTGATGGGCGGCATCGACGCCGCCCGAGGCGACTATGTGATCATGGGCGACGCCGACGACAGTTACGACTTCTCGAAGCTCGACCCGTTCGTCGAGCGGCTGAGGGCGGGCGACGAACTGGTCATGGGCAATCGGTTCAAGGGTGGCATCGCCGATGGCGCCATGCCGCCGCTGCACAAGTATCTCGGCAACCCCGTCCTCACCTGGGTCGGGCGCGTCCTGTTCCGTTCGCCGGTCGGCGACTTCCATTGCGGCCTGCGCGGGTTCAACCGGCGGTCGATCCTGAACCTGCACCTGCAGACCACGGGCATGGAATTCGCGAGCGAGGTGGTGGTGAAGTCGACGCTCGGTGGTCTTCGCGTCTCCGAGGTGCCGACCACGCTCGACAAAGACGGCCGCAGCCGTCCGCCGCATCTCCGCAGCTGGCGTGATGGCTGGCGGCACTTGCGCTTCCTGCTGATCTTCAGCCCCCGCTGGTTGTTCCTGATCCCGGGTGCCGCCGCCTTCTTCCTCGGCCTGCTCGGCACCCTCTTCATCGGCTTCGGCCCGATCATCCTCGGCGATATCGGCTTCGACACCTCCAGCCAGGTGTACCTCGCCGCGCTCACCGTCGTCGGGTACCAATCGGTGCTCTTCGCGATACTCACGAAGATCTATGCCCAGCACGAGGGATTCCGCATCCCGAGATCCCGGAACTTCGATCGGCTCGAGCGGCGCATCAGCCTTGAGAGCGGAGCGCTCCTCGGGGTGGTGCTGTTCCTCGTCGGGCTCGGCATCGCCATCGCGCAGTTCGTGGGCTGGGCGAGTGCAGGTTTCGGTGACCTCGAGACGCGGGCGACCCTGCGGCTCGCGATCCCGGCAGCGCTCCTGATGATGCTCGGCGCACAGACGGTGATGGCCGGGATGTTCCTCGGCGTGCTCAACGTGGGTCTCAAACGGGACCGCTGA
- a CDS encoding glycosyltransferase family 4 protein, giving the protein MPEPRIAIAYDCFFPVHHGGGERVYRRLAELLVERATRVTYVTRADWAPDAAPRASFDIAGVWRGDIYDDRGTRTSRSALAFGFALFRHFLRHRRDYDVVFVSALPVLNVFAVRLALLGRPTTLIVDWLEVWNARKWRSYAGPLVSSVAWVLQSIAVRIGDIVTVNSEFTGERLVRYRRRADPIVLGLIDLVGEEPEASTRAPASPTALFVGRHIADKRLETLPAALAVARQRAPGLVLRVAGSGPETDRLRSAARDAGVVDAVEILGRVDEKTLRRLFIESSVLVNPSAREGFGLVVAEAAAAGTPSVVVAGPDNAAAELIDDGVNGRLAADAGAEELGSAIVDVVFAGDAMRRSTLDWFERERVERSLRRSVDVLLERVLVLRGRR; this is encoded by the coding sequence ATGCCTGAGCCGCGCATCGCGATAGCATACGACTGCTTCTTCCCGGTCCACCACGGTGGAGGCGAGCGCGTCTATCGACGACTGGCCGAACTCCTCGTCGAACGTGCCACGCGGGTGACGTACGTCACCCGCGCCGACTGGGCACCCGATGCCGCTCCTCGCGCGTCCTTCGACATCGCCGGAGTCTGGCGCGGAGACATCTACGACGACCGCGGCACCCGCACCTCTCGGAGTGCCCTCGCGTTCGGGTTCGCGCTCTTCCGGCATTTCCTCCGTCACCGCCGCGACTACGATGTCGTCTTCGTCTCGGCGCTGCCCGTGCTCAACGTGTTCGCCGTGCGGCTCGCACTGCTCGGGAGACCCACGACGCTGATCGTCGATTGGCTCGAGGTGTGGAACGCCCGGAAGTGGCGCTCCTATGCGGGCCCGCTCGTCAGCTCAGTCGCGTGGGTGCTGCAGTCGATCGCCGTGCGCATCGGCGACATCGTGACCGTCAACAGTGAGTTCACCGGGGAGCGGCTGGTTCGGTATCGCCGGCGAGCGGATCCGATCGTGCTCGGCCTCATCGACCTCGTCGGCGAGGAACCCGAGGCATCCACCCGTGCGCCCGCCAGTCCGACGGCACTCTTCGTCGGCCGGCACATTGCCGACAAGCGGCTGGAGACGCTCCCGGCCGCGCTCGCCGTCGCACGGCAGAGGGCCCCCGGACTCGTGCTCCGGGTCGCCGGTTCGGGGCCGGAGACGGATCGCCTGCGGTCGGCGGCGCGTGACGCAGGCGTGGTCGACGCCGTCGAGATCCTCGGCAGGGTCGACGAGAAGACGCTGAGGCGGCTCTTCATCGAGTCCTCGGTACTCGTCAATCCGTCCGCTCGCGAGGGGTTCGGCCTCGTGGTCGCCGAGGCCGCCGCGGCCGGTACTCCGAGCGTCGTCGTGGCGGGGCCCGACAACGCTGCGGCTGAGCTCATCGACGACGGGGTGAACGGCCGCCTTGCCGCCGATGCCGGCGCCGAGGAACTCGGTTCCGCCATCGTCGACGTCGTTTTCGCGGGTGACGCCATGCGCCGGTCAACACTCGACTGGTTCGAGCGCGAACGGGTGGAGCGGAGCCTGCGACGCAGCGTCGATGTCCTCCTCGAGCGAGTCTTGGTGCTGAGAGGTCGTAGGTAG
- a CDS encoding glycosyltransferase family 4 protein: MTRLLVDLLFYTGKKGGMESSVRQVYPQIAELRPGLEIIGFASRELVERGAPWFPGELVASGISGDDRVAWARGELLSVSRAARRLGADLVHAPANLGPVHAPVPMVVTIHDLLPFRHPEYLPGPYAPVLRWMNRRAALAASRVLTVSEATRDDIERLLHLDRDHIDVVPLAGGEVEASATRVARRDNLLLSVGNRMPHKNFTGLLEAIALIEPAGRPRLVITGSHGDDPLRADVARLDLGRSVELRGWLDSNELEQLYASATAFVFPTRFEGFGLPPLEAMARGCPVIASDLPVIHEVAGDAARYVDSRSPAAIANAIVEVLADSIERERMSRRGLARAAEFSWRSTAAGTLRSFDRALEGS; this comes from the coding sequence ATGACCCGCCTCCTCGTCGACCTGCTCTTCTACACGGGCAAGAAGGGCGGCATGGAGTCGTCCGTGCGACAGGTGTACCCCCAGATCGCCGAACTCAGGCCCGGGCTCGAGATCATCGGCTTTGCCTCGCGCGAACTCGTCGAGCGCGGGGCACCATGGTTCCCCGGCGAGCTCGTGGCATCCGGGATCTCAGGCGACGATCGCGTCGCCTGGGCTCGTGGCGAGCTGCTCTCGGTCTCGCGCGCCGCGCGGCGGCTCGGTGCCGACCTCGTGCATGCGCCGGCGAATCTCGGGCCCGTGCACGCCCCCGTCCCCATGGTCGTCACGATCCACGACCTGCTCCCGTTCCGCCACCCCGAGTATCTGCCGGGCCCGTACGCCCCCGTGCTGCGATGGATGAATCGACGCGCCGCGCTCGCGGCCAGCCGCGTCCTCACCGTGAGCGAGGCGACTCGCGATGACATCGAACGGCTCCTCCACCTCGACCGCGACCACATCGACGTCGTCCCGCTCGCGGGCGGCGAGGTCGAGGCATCCGCCACTCGGGTCGCTCGACGAGACAACCTCCTGCTCTCGGTCGGGAACCGGATGCCGCACAAGAACTTCACCGGCCTGCTCGAGGCGATCGCGCTCATCGAGCCGGCCGGCCGGCCACGACTCGTGATCACCGGCAGCCACGGCGACGACCCGCTACGCGCGGACGTCGCACGCCTCGATCTCGGTCGCTCCGTCGAGCTCCGCGGCTGGCTCGATTCGAACGAGCTCGAGCAGCTGTACGCCTCGGCGACGGCATTCGTGTTCCCGACCCGGTTCGAGGGCTTCGGCCTGCCGCCGCTCGAGGCGATGGCGCGCGGATGTCCGGTGATCGCCTCGGATCTCCCGGTCATCCACGAGGTTGCCGGCGACGCGGCGCGGTACGTCGACTCGCGGTCCCCTGCTGCCATCGCGAATGCCATCGTCGAGGTGCTCGCCGATTCGATCGAACGGGAGCGGATGTCGCGGCGCGGCCTCGCTCGTGCGGCCGAGTTCTCGTGGCGCAGTACCGCCGCGGGAACGCTGCGCTCCTTCGATCGCGCGCTCGAGGGCTCGTAG